The following nucleotide sequence is from Rhizobium sp. NZLR1.
CACCGCACAATTCTATCAAGGGTATGGATCGAGGAAGGCTAGATGACCAAGAGTAAGTTCGACGCGATCGTCATTGGTGCCGGTATGTCCGGCAACGCCGCAGCGTACTCGATGGCTCGTCGCGGTCTAAAAGTGCTGCAGCTGGAGCGCGGAGAACATTCGGGCTCTAAGAATGTTCAGGGGGCTATATTATATGCGAACATGTTGGAGGCGATTATCCCAAACTTCCGAGATGACGCTCCCCTGGAACGGCATCTGGTCGAGCAACGATTCTGGCTAATGGATGACTCGTCGCACACGGGCGTGCACTATCGCTCTGATGACTTCAATGAACTGAAGCCAAACCGGTATACGATCATCCGTGCCCAGTTTGACAAATGGTTCTCATCCAAGGTGCGCGAGGCGGGCGGCACAGTCCTTTGTGAAACGACAGCGACGAAACTTGCTCGAGATCGGAGCGGTAGTGTAATAGGCGTTTACACGGACCGAGAGGGCGGTGTGATCCTCGCGGACGTAGTCGTCCTTGCTGAGGGCGTGAACGGACTGCTTGGAACACGAGCCGGTTTACGCGATATGCCGAAGCCAGAAAATGTGGCACTCGCTGTCAAGGAAATGCATTTTATGCCGGAAGAGGTCATCGCAGAGCGCTTCGGCCTCAACGGTAGCGAAGGCTGTGTGATCGAAGCCGGCGGCACGATCTCACGCGGAATGGCCGGACTGGGCTTCCTTTATACCAACAAGGAGTCGATCTCGGTGGGGATCGGCTGCCTCGTCTCCGGTTTAGCGGAAGGCATGGAAAATCCGTACCGCCTTCTTGACGCCTTCAAGCAACATCCCTCGATCCGACCATTACTGGCCGGATCAGAGATCAAAGAATACGCCGCGCATCTTATTCCTGAGGGGGGCTTCAAGGCAATCCCCCAGCTCTTTGGCAACGGGTGGGTCGTCGTGGGCGACGCGGCGCAACTAAACAATGCCGTGCATAGGGAGGGGTCGAACCTTGCGATGACATCCGGCCTCATGGCGGGTGAAGCGATCTTCCAGATAAAGAGCCGTGGCGGTCTGATGACGAAACGCAATCTCTCTCTCTATAAGGGCATACTGGACAAGTCGTTCGTCATGAAAGACCTGATCAAACACAAAGATCTTCCAAGCCTCCTCCACACCGACAGTAACAATTTTTTCATGACGTATCCAACGCTTATCTCTCAGGCGGCTCAAAATTTTGTGCGCGTCGACGGTGCACCTAAAATCAACAGGGAGAAGGCTACAGCTGCCTCCTTTATCAACGCACGATCCCGTTGGGGGTTGATTAGCGACGCGGTTCGTTCCGCCGTATCTTGGCGTTAAAGGAAAATTCGATGAAGGCGACCATCATTGAGCGCATTGAGGATAAGCTGTACCAAAACCGGTATCTCGTCGATACTGGACGCCCGCACATTACGGTGCGACCGCATCTGTCGCCGAGCCCAAACCTCCTCGCCTTGACGCAAATCTGTCCGGCCAAATGCTACGAGGTGAACGAAATTGGTCAGGTGGCGATTGTTTCGGATGGCTGCTTGGAATGCGGCACATGCAGAGTGTTATGCGAAGCGAGTGGCGACATAAAGTGGAATTATCCCCGGGGCGGGTTCGGGGTCCTCTTCAAATTCGGATGAGGAGTCCCTACCTCCGCCGGGATAGCAGCGATCGATGCAGCTGCATTAGCGGCGGCGATTGAATGTGCATCCACTCAACCTTTCGAAAGGCTAATTTTTGCGCCGTCGATAACACGTATTTTTAACTTAGGAATATGCGTTAGCATATTTCGCGTACCAGGGTAAAAAGCAGTGCACCCTCCCCTGTTTGTAGGCATGATTAAACCAGAGGCGCGGCTCCATATTCTCTACGACATCTCCAAAGAGCTTATCTCTTCTTTTCCTCTAGACAACTTGCTGAAGGCTGCCATGAACGCCCTCGTCGAGCATCTGCGATTGCGCGATGGCGGAATCGTGATTCACGACTCCGGAGGAGAGCCCTGGATAAGCGTGCGAGCTCCAATTGGGCACGACGTTCGCTCACGTTCTCTTACGATTGAACAGGCGGACGCAATAAATCGTGTCATCGTTAGCGGTGAGAAGCACTTTGGGAAAAATTCTGCCGTTCTCCCCGTTAAGGTAAACCGGAAAGCAATTGGCGCATTGTGGATTGATTTCGCGCAGAAAAGCGGAGATCAGGACGAAACCCTTCTGGCGATGATTGCCGTCCTGATCGGCTTAACCTGCCAGCGCTATCACGAATTGTGCAGCGATGGCGGCTCAGTCGCCGAGGAACAACAAGCAGGACAGATTCCGAAAATCAAGCCGAAGTCTCATCCCACCCAAATCGATAAAATCGACTGGATCGTCGGGGAGAGCCCCGCGCTCAAGAGGGTATTAGCTATCACCAGGATCGTGGCCGCGACGAACTCCGCGGTGCTCTTGAGAGGAGAGAGCGGCACTGGCAAGGAATGCTTTGCAAGGGCAATACACGCGTTATCGATACGGAAAAGCAAGGCGTTTATTAAGTTGAATTGCGCCGCGCTGTCGGAAACCGTTCTGGAATCCGAATTGTTTGGCCATGAGAAGGGCGCTTTCACTGGCGCTCTCCTTCAACGAGCTGGACGTTTCGAACTGGCCAATGGCGGAACGCTGTTGCTTGATGAAATTGGCGATGTATCACCACAATTCCAGGCGAAGTTATTGCGCGTGTTACAGGAAGGCGAATTCGAACGTCTCGGCGGAACGAAGACATTGAAAGTAGACGTTCGAGTTATATGCGCCACCAACAAAAACCTTGAAGTGGCCGTCCTTCGAGGGGAGTTCAGAGCCGACCTCTATTACCGGATCAATGTGGTGCCGATCATTTTGCCGCCACTTCGGCAGCGCGACGGAGACATTTCGCGTCTAGCGCAAGTGTTCCTCGAGCAATTCAACAAGGCAAATGATCGAAATTGCGACTTCGGGCCGTCGGCAATAGACATTTTGTCGAAATGCGCCTTCCCCGGCAATGTTCGCGAGCTGGACAACTGCGTTCAAAGGACCGCCACTCTCGCCAGTTCAAATACCATCACTTCATCGGATTTTGCCTGTCAGCAAGACCAGTGTTCTTCGGCGCTCCTCCGGAAAGCCGACGGCGACGGTATTGGCAACGACGCGATGCATGGTCTCGACCCGCGAGATACAATGTCGGGCGGACTGGGCGCCCACGCAGGCACTCCCAGCGGTGCCGCAGCCACAATCGAGGCAGCGGGCCTCACCGAGCGTGATCGGCTGATCAACGCAATGGAGAGGGCTGGTTGGGTACAGGCCAAAGCGGCTCGTATCCTGGGTAAAACGCCGCGGCAGGTCGGCTATGCGCTACGCCGGCATCGTATCGATGTGAAGAAGGAGTGACGGCGATCGCCAAGAACTCCGTAAGCGTGGCCCAACGACTTCGGGCGCGATCTATTTTCATTTCTATAAGACATCTCCGGCAGCAAACGGGGAAACGAGCGGTAAGGCGACATAAGCGCTGAACAGCAATGTCTCGTCGACCGGAATCTCTCTTGCTTTTGGAGCTGTAACCTTTCCTCAACAGTGGAACAGTGCGATGTGGGAACCGGAAATAAAGGTCGGGACGACCAGCAGTACCCCCTCCCACCGGGCGCCGATGGCTCCCGCTATGCCCGGTGGCCGCGCATCTTCGTCCTATGGCCTTTCGGTGACGGATGACAAAGATGCGCGGATCTGGGAGAGAATTAAAGATCATCCCTGCTTTTCAGAGCAAGCGCATCACTATTTCGCTCGCATGCATGTCGCGGTCGCACCTGCGTGCAACATCCAGTGCAACTACTGCAATCGCAAATATGATTGCACCAACGAAAGCCGTCCCGGGGTCGCATCAGTAAAGCTAACTCCCGACCAGGCACTACGAAAGGTGCTTGCCGTCGCCAGCAAAGTGCCGGAGCTTTCCGTAATCGGCGTTGCCGGACCGGGCGACGCTTGTTACGACTGGAGGAAGACCGTAGCGACGTTTGAAGGAGTTGCGAGAGAAATACCTGACATCAAACTATGTATCTCCACCAATGGATTGGCGCTTCCGGATCATGTCGATGAGCTAGCTGACATGAATATCGATCACGTGACGATCACTATCAACATGGTGGATCCGGAGGTAGGGGCGAAGATCTATCCATGGATAATTCACGGACATCGTCGATACACTGGCATAGAAGCTGCCGGGATCCTTCACGAGCGCCAAATGTTGGGTTTGGAATTGCTGACCAAGCGCGGCATCCTCACCAAAATCAATTCGGTTATGATTCCAGGCGTCAATGACACGCACCTCGTCGAAGTTAACCGATGGATCAGAGACCGCGGTGCATTCATGCACAATGTGGTGCCCCTGATTTCCAAGCCTACGCATGGTACTTATTACGGTCTTACGGGTCAGCGTTGCCCGGAGCCGTTCGAACTGAAGGCACTTCAAGACTGTCTCGATGGCAACGTTAAGCTTATGCGCCACTGCCAACAATGCCGGGCCGACGCCATCGGTTTGCTGGGCGATGATCGCGAGCGAGAGTTTGCCCTCGACCAGATCTCCACCAAAGTTGAATTCGACACCAGCAAGCGCGAGGCCTATCGCAAGCTGGTCCAGCACGAGCGAGGGGATCAACTGGCAGCAAAATTGGACGCGAACAAAGCAGTCAAGTCACTTGGTTCTTCGCGAACCCTTGCTGTTGCCGTGGCGACTAAAGGTGGCGGCCGGATCAACGAACATTTCGGTCAGGCAAGGGAACTCCAGGTGTATGCAGTCTCACGAAAGGGGATCAACTTGGTGGGACACCGCAAGGTCGAGCAGTATTGCCTCGGTGGTTTAGGCGAGAAGGCCACTCTCGATCACACTATCGTTGCACTCGACGGCATCGACATTCTGCTTTCTTCCAAAATCGGCGATTGCCCAAAGAAGCGGTTGGCAGAAACTGGCGTGCGAGCCAGTGACGCATTTTCCTATGATTACATCGAGACTGCGATTGGCGCGCTATACGCCGCCGAGTTTGGCGGCAAACCGGCGATGCCGACGGCTTTAGGCCCCTCTAATTGAATCAGGAGCTAAATCATGGCCTTCAAGATCATTATATCCCAATGCACCCAGTGCGGCGCTTGCGAATTTGAATGTCCCTCAGATGCGATCAGTTTCAAAGGTGAGGGATATGTTGTGGATTCAAAAAAATGTACCGAGTGCAGGGGTGAGTTCGACACGCAACAATGCGCTTCGGTGTGTCCGATGCCGAAGACCTGCGTCCCTGCCTGATCGTCACCGGACTAAAGCGCAAAATGGGACGAGTGGTCAGTGGTCTCCTAGGCGAACATGAGGTTAAAAATTCACGTCCCACCAATATCCCATCCAGTGAGCGATGCGCGCAACCTGAGTAGCCGACGTTGGCCCGGGAACGGATGCCGTCCAAATTTCAGACAGAGCAATAAGGGAGATATCGGCCTGGGCATATGTCGTACTGAACTAACAGGCTTTGATAACGCTCGACGTCCGGAGCTCCAAAGCCGCCACAACGAGAAGGGACATGCATGAGAGTGACAATCAGCAGAACTGACGTCGGCTTATCGGTCTATATTCACAAGAAAGACCTTGAGGAACCGATCATTTCGGTTGAGCACAAAAACCTATGGGGCGGCTTTATTTTGCTGAAAAATGGATGGCGGATAGCCCTCCCCGAGCTATCGCAGAACAGGCGCCTGCCCGTTACTGTCGACGCGAGGAGGCTATCCAGTTAGCGTGTGCGCGGGTCGATAGATGAGCGTCGATGCCAAGCGCAAGCGGGCATACACCCCGAATAGGGGGCATCGAGTTCCCGATCCATTGAAGGCGGCCATCGGCAAGAGGCCGCCCGTAAATCAGGAGGAATCCGACATGACCCAACTCAACGACACAACGCTTGAGAAGCTCGTGGACCGCATCCTTGGCGACCTTGGCGGTGCATTCAGCGTGCCGCTGGTGCGGATCGGCGATGACCTCGGCCTCTACAAGACGCTGAAGGAGATCGGACCCGCGACGGCCGAGGAGGTTGCCGTGGCCGCTAGATGCGCGCCTCGCTATGTGCGCGAGTGGCTGGCAGCGCAGGCGGCTTCGGGCTATGTGCATTGCGAGAATGGCCAGTTCTCGCTCACGCCGGAGCAGGCCTATGTGTTTGCTGAACCCGACAGCCCGTTCAACCTGATTGGCGCGTTCGATACCGCTGCCGCGATGGTCGGAAATCAGCCGAAGGTGCAGTCTGCCTTCAAGACCGATGAAGGCGTTGCCTGGGGCGACCAGGCTGGCTGCATGTTCTGCGCTGTAGCGCGGCTGTTCCGCCCTGGTTACGTCAATGCGCTGGTCCAGGAGTGGCTGCCGGCGCTCGATGGCGTGATCGCCATGTTAAAATCGGGTGCAACGGTGGCCGACGTCGGTTGCGGGCACGGGTATCGACGGTGCTGATGGCGCAGGCCTTTCCCAATTCCCGGTTTGTGGGCTACGACTTCCATATGGGCTCGGTCGCGGCTGCGAAAGCGCACGCTGAGGCGCACGGGTTGACGAACGTGCAGTTCGAGGTGGGCCGAGCGCAAGATTTCGACGGCCGGGATTTCGACTTGATCACCTGCTTCGACTCCCTGCACGACATGGGCGACCCGAAAGCCGCGGCGTCTCATATCAGAAAGGCGCTGAAAGACGGCGGCACGTGGATGGTCGTCGAGCCGATCGCGGGAGATACGTTGGAGGAGAACATCAATCCGGTCAGGCGCCTCTACTACTCGGCGTCGACGATGATCTGCGTTCCCACCTCGCTTGCGCAGGAGACAGGGCTGGCGCTAGGCGCGCAGGCAGGCGAACGGCGGCTGACCGAGGTGATCCGGTCCGGCGGCTTCACCCATATCAGGCGCGCGGCCCAGAGCTCGCTCAACATGGTGCTCGAAGCAACCTGACGGCAAGGAGTGGCGCGTCCGTGTCCGGCCAGTTGGGGCGGGCGCTCCGCGCAGACGCGACGTCGAAAGCGGGTAGCCTTTGAGATTCGGGCTATCCTGGGGCTCGAGGGCAGATCCGGTCATCGCGCTCTAACTCCCTGCCGGACGAGAGAGAGCTGCGATACCCGCCTCATCGGCCACATGCAGAAGCGCTTACCGGAGTTGTTCCGGGGCAGTCTTACCGCTCAATGCGTCGACGCAAGGTAAGCGGTGCCTTGACCCCACCTTCCGGATCAGCGTGTGATTGTTGATGTTGTTGCCGAACGAGGCTTCGACATATGACGATTACAGGATTTACGCATGGCACCAGTGAAGATGTGCCGTTGCAACGGTTTGAGGTTTTCACGGGAACAGGCCGTCGCCGCGACTGGAGCGACGAGGAGAAGGACCGCATTGTCGCCGAGAGCTATAGCGGCGAGATGTCGGTCAGTGCTGTTGCGCGTCGGCATGGGTTGTCGCCCGGACAATTGTTTACCTGGCGTCGGCAGGTGCGAAGTCAGGCGAAGCAAGACTCGCCGTCAATGTTTGTGCCAGCGGTAATTGATCGTCCGGCAGAGCCACCCCCGACACGGCGAAAGACGATAACGAGGAGCGCACTTCCAATTGCGGCAATCGAGCTGGAGGTTGGCGGCGCGATCGTCAGGATCGCATCTGGCACGGACAGCGCGACCATTGCTGCCGTGATCCAGGCCTTGAAGGCTCAGTCGTGATTGGTCCGTCCGGTGCGGTAAAGGTGATGATCGCCACCAAGCCCGTCGACTTCCGCAAAGGTGCTGAAGGATTGGCAGCACTGGTGAAGGCGGAGATGGGTGCTGACCCATTCTCTGGCACGATCTACGTGTTCCGCGCCAAACGAACGGACCGGATTAAGCTGATCTTCTGGGATGGCAGCGGCGTGTGCCTGGTCGCCAAGCGGCTTGAGGATGGCGAGTTCCATTGGCCTCGAATGCAGGACGGCGCGATGCATCTGACGGCCGTTCAGTTCTCGGCGCTGTTCGAGGGATTGGACTGGAAACGCGTGCATACGCCGAGCGAAACGCGCACGCCGGTAAGGGCTGGATGACGGCCGCGACCAATTGAATCAGCATCATCCAGCCTCTCGATCCGAGCGGTAAAATATGCTGTTCTTGGCGCATGACGATAACGGCGGACGAGCTTCCGGATGACCTGAACGCGCTGAAAGCGACGGTGCTTTCGCGCGAGGCGGAGAATGCCCGCCTGCGTCAGATCATCAAGGAATTGCAGCGCCACCGCTTTGGTCGCCGTGCCGAGACGCTTCCCGAGGACCAGCTTCTGCTTGGGCTTGAAGAGGCCGAGCAAGTCGAGGCTGCCGGTCTCGAAGACAATGAGCAAGCCTCCCCTGCTGTTCGACAGGCGCAGGTCGCCAAACGGCGCACGAACAGAGGTTCGCTGCCAGCGCACCTGCCGCGCATCGAGATCGTGGTCGATATTGATGACCATGCCTGTCCTTGCTGCCGCAATAACCTGCATCGGATCGGCGAAGATGTCAGCGAGAAGCTGGACATTGTGCCCGCCCAATTCCGCGTGCTGGTGGTGCGCCGCCCAAAGTATGGCTGCCGGGCCTGCGAGGAGGTCGTTGTCCAGGCTCCGGCCCCGGCAAGGCTGATCGAGGGCGGCATTCCGACAGAGGCAACTGTCGCCCAGGTTCTGGTCTCTAAATATGCCGATCACCTGCCGCTGTACCGCCAGGCGCAAATCTACAAGCGCCAGGGCATTGATCTTGATCGTTCGACGCTCGCCGACTGGGTCGGCCGTGCCGCCTGGCATCTGCGCCCAGTCCATCAGCGGCTGCTTGATCATTTGAAGTCGTCGTCCAAGCTCTTCGCCGACGAGACGACAGCTCCGGTGCTCGATCCGGGACGTGGCAAAACCAAGACCGGGCAACTTTGGGCCTATGCGCGTGATGACAGGCCATGGCAGGGCAATGACCCACCAGGCGTCGCCTATGTCTATGCGCCGGACCGCAAAGGTGAACGGCCTATGGTCCATCTCGATGGCTTCGCCGGTATCCTGCAAGTAGACGGCTACAGTGGATATCGCCCGCTCGCGGCAAGGAACACCGTGTCGCTGGCCTTCTGTTGGTCCCACGTTCGACGCCGCTTCTATGAGCTGGCTGCCGCCGGTCCCGCGCCCATCGCCAGCGAGGGGCTCCGACGCATCGCCGAACTTTACAAGATCGAAGACGAGATACGTGGCCGGACCCACGAGGAGCGTCGTGTCGCCCGTCAGGAAAAAAGTCGTCCGATTACCGACAGCCTCGCTCCCTGGCTGCGTGAACAACTCGGCTACATCAGCCAAAAGACAAAGCTCGCTGAAGCCATCCGTTATGCCTTGTCACGCTGGGACGGCTTGACCCGCTTCATCGACGACGGCCGGATCGAGATCGACTCCAACACCGTCGAACGATCCATCAGGCCAATTGCCCTCAATCGCAAGAATGCGCTATTTGCCGGGTCCGACGCCGGGGCCGAACACTGGGCGACCATCGCCTCGCTCATCGAGACTGCCAAGCTCAACGATGTCGAGCCACTGGCCTATCTCTCAGACGTCCTCACGAAGATCGTCAACGGGCATCCAAATAGCCAGATCGACGACCTGCTGCCTTGGGCCTATGCCGCAAAGCACGAACTCAAAGCCGTGGCCTGAAAACAGCGCTTACGACGCAAGCTTTGACGGCAGCCACATATTCCTCGCCGTCATAGCGTCGTTGATCAAGAGACGCGCCGCGTTGCCCAGCGTTCACACGATCTTGCGAGATGCCGGGCCTTGCAACGCAAACCCGCATCCTTTGTCCAGCGTGCCTTGGACCCAGTGTGCTTCGTCGTTGACTGTATCGCCTCTATCCTGCGCCATTTTAGCCGAGTGGCTTTCTGACGGGACCGTAACGGTATTCGAGAGGCAATTGAAAGTGAGGCGAGACACCGTCCGAAGATGGCTCGCTCAGTCGTTGGTAATGATTTACGAACGCCCGCTTATGATGGTTTTCATGTCTGGCTGCCAATGCCTCGATTTAATGCCGAAACATTGTGCAAGGGGGCTTTCGCCTCAGGCGTGATCGTTATTCCTCCCGGGCAACGGTTGTTGATCCTATGATCATAAACGCCGGTGATCGCTTATGTTTGGGAAGCGTCGTGGTCCGATTTATCGTCAGCTATAGCAACGATATCGAAAATCCCTGAACAATCTCAATGAAAGCCGTTCTG
It contains:
- a CDS encoding FAD-dependent oxidoreductase, which produces MTKSKFDAIVIGAGMSGNAAAYSMARRGLKVLQLERGEHSGSKNVQGAILYANMLEAIIPNFRDDAPLERHLVEQRFWLMDDSSHTGVHYRSDDFNELKPNRYTIIRAQFDKWFSSKVREAGGTVLCETTATKLARDRSGSVIGVYTDREGGVILADVVVLAEGVNGLLGTRAGLRDMPKPENVALAVKEMHFMPEEVIAERFGLNGSEGCVIEAGGTISRGMAGLGFLYTNKESISVGIGCLVSGLAEGMENPYRLLDAFKQHPSIRPLLAGSEIKEYAAHLIPEGGFKAIPQLFGNGWVVVGDAAQLNNAVHREGSNLAMTSGLMAGEAIFQIKSRGGLMTKRNLSLYKGILDKSFVMKDLIKHKDLPSLLHTDSNNFFMTYPTLISQAAQNFVRVDGAPKINREKATAASFINARSRWGLISDAVRSAVSWR
- a CDS encoding ferredoxin family protein; this encodes MKATIIERIEDKLYQNRYLVDTGRPHITVRPHLSPSPNLLALTQICPAKCYEVNEIGQVAIVSDGCLECGTCRVLCEASGDIKWNYPRGGFGVLFKFG
- the nifA gene encoding nif-specific transcriptional activator NifA; the protein is MIKPEARLHILYDISKELISSFPLDNLLKAAMNALVEHLRLRDGGIVIHDSGGEPWISVRAPIGHDVRSRSLTIEQADAINRVIVSGEKHFGKNSAVLPVKVNRKAIGALWIDFAQKSGDQDETLLAMIAVLIGLTCQRYHELCSDGGSVAEEQQAGQIPKIKPKSHPTQIDKIDWIVGESPALKRVLAITRIVAATNSAVLLRGESGTGKECFARAIHALSIRKSKAFIKLNCAALSETVLESELFGHEKGAFTGALLQRAGRFELANGGTLLLDEIGDVSPQFQAKLLRVLQEGEFERLGGTKTLKVDVRVICATNKNLEVAVLRGEFRADLYYRINVVPIILPPLRQRDGDISRLAQVFLEQFNKANDRNCDFGPSAIDILSKCAFPGNVRELDNCVQRTATLASSNTITSSDFACQQDQCSSALLRKADGDGIGNDAMHGLDPRDTMSGGLGAHAGTPSGAAATIEAAGLTERDRLINAMERAGWVQAKAARILGKTPRQVGYALRRHRIDVKKE
- the nifB gene encoding nitrogenase cofactor biosynthesis protein NifB; the encoded protein is MWEPEIKVGTTSSTPSHRAPMAPAMPGGRASSSYGLSVTDDKDARIWERIKDHPCFSEQAHHYFARMHVAVAPACNIQCNYCNRKYDCTNESRPGVASVKLTPDQALRKVLAVASKVPELSVIGVAGPGDACYDWRKTVATFEGVAREIPDIKLCISTNGLALPDHVDELADMNIDHVTITINMVDPEVGAKIYPWIIHGHRRYTGIEAAGILHERQMLGLELLTKRGILTKINSVMIPGVNDTHLVEVNRWIRDRGAFMHNVVPLISKPTHGTYYGLTGQRCPEPFELKALQDCLDGNVKLMRHCQQCRADAIGLLGDDREREFALDQISTKVEFDTSKREAYRKLVQHERGDQLAAKLDANKAVKSLGSSRTLAVAVATKGGGRINEHFGQARELQVYAVSRKGINLVGHRKVEQYCLGGLGEKATLDHTIVALDGIDILLSSKIGDCPKKRLAETGVRASDAFSYDYIETAIGALYAAEFGGKPAMPTALGPSN
- a CDS encoding 4Fe-4S dicluster domain-containing protein; the encoded protein is MAFKIIISQCTQCGACEFECPSDAISFKGEGYVVDSKKCTECRGEFDTQQCASVCPMPKTCVPA
- the nifT gene encoding putative nitrogen fixation protein NifT — protein: MRVTISRTDVGLSVYIHKKDLEEPIISVEHKNLWGGFILLKNGWRIALPELSQNRRLPVTVDARRLSS
- a CDS encoding transposase, which produces MTITGFTHGTSEDVPLQRFEVFTGTGRRRDWSDEEKDRIVAESYSGEMSVSAVARRHGLSPGQLFTWRRQVRSQAKQDSPSMFVPAVIDRPAEPPPTRRKTITRSALPIAAIELEVGGAIVRIASGTDSATIAAVIQALKAQS
- the tnpB gene encoding IS66 family insertion sequence element accessory protein TnpB (TnpB, as the term is used for proteins encoded by IS66 family insertion elements, is considered an accessory protein, since TnpC, encoded by a neighboring gene, is a DDE family transposase.), producing MIGPSGAVKVMIATKPVDFRKGAEGLAALVKAEMGADPFSGTIYVFRAKRTDRIKLIFWDGSGVCLVAKRLEDGEFHWPRMQDGAMHLTAVQFSALFEGLDWKRVHTPSETRTPVRAG
- a CDS encoding IS66 family transposase — translated: MTITADELPDDLNALKATVLSREAENARLRQIIKELQRHRFGRRAETLPEDQLLLGLEEAEQVEAAGLEDNEQASPAVRQAQVAKRRTNRGSLPAHLPRIEIVVDIDDHACPCCRNNLHRIGEDVSEKLDIVPAQFRVLVVRRPKYGCRACEEVVVQAPAPARLIEGGIPTEATVAQVLVSKYADHLPLYRQAQIYKRQGIDLDRSTLADWVGRAAWHLRPVHQRLLDHLKSSSKLFADETTAPVLDPGRGKTKTGQLWAYARDDRPWQGNDPPGVAYVYAPDRKGERPMVHLDGFAGILQVDGYSGYRPLAARNTVSLAFCWSHVRRRFYELAAAGPAPIASEGLRRIAELYKIEDEIRGRTHEERRVARQEKSRPITDSLAPWLREQLGYISQKTKLAEAIRYALSRWDGLTRFIDDGRIEIDSNTVERSIRPIALNRKNALFAGSDAGAEHWATIASLIETAKLNDVEPLAYLSDVLTKIVNGHPNSQIDDLLPWAYAAKHELKAVA